One Chryseobacterium indoltheticum DNA segment encodes these proteins:
- a CDS encoding TonB-dependent receptor yields MIKKLSLISLFTLLPASYYYAQTTVFAYIKGQDGKPVERAEVDLEQSVDDVTADKIGYFQFVDLKPGHYLITVTKPNFESKVLEFDVTADEKRKDLGVIVLDNSLGTDAGVVVIDDSATDTEDGGSAMQPTVGLLSSGRDAFQNVSAFELGAYWFRPRGVDNRFEDVMFNGVSMSKNDDGRIDFNNWGGLNDVTRYPYENVDNITPSEYAFGNLGGVAYYNTRASSYRKQTSLAYSFTNRSYLHRAMATYSSGMSKSGWAFTFSGSRRWGDNAIIDGVYQDAYAYFASVEKKFSERHSINFTGFGSPTYRASNSPNTQEVYDIMGKDYNSYWGWQDGEKRNSRIRKVFEPMFMLTDYLKIGKNSNWINTVSYQIGSDARSRLDWFHAADPNPTYYRKLPSFGNYTADEFRAQSQIDWNSLYSANYLNNQNMDGSQRGAVYTIVEDVNRDKTFNFASHFDTRLKENWKLNINFNYQNLRSDNFRRVKDLLGANFAYNLNAFNNDVQYNTDDANTEVRVGDRTQYSYELLKDHYSLNVSSEVDFNKFNVVASIFSSYSQSQREGDYRSGIIAFKDNSKGKSKVYDALDAGIKGKITYKINGKNFIVYNGAFFSLAPTLNELYINPRAVDYLTPGVKNQVINSNDLSYIMRGQVLKLRLSAYYTTISNSTEISRYYAAVSNETGSVNTLINEAMSGVDKRYMGAELGFDVKITPTLNATGVASVGEYKYTNTPQVYSFDDLNNFRSYGSANIKDYKVAGTPQKAFSLGLKYNSPKYWWVGASANYLMDQYLDFSALNKTAAMYTNPLTNDPYEGVTPEIIQQLTRQTKFDDQFMLNANAGKSFLIGKYRMGISVSVNNILNNRNYVTGGFEQGRAANFPQVLEESQRQTPYFGPKLWYDRGTTFFTNVYLRF; encoded by the coding sequence GATGTAACTGCAGACAAAATCGGTTACTTTCAGTTTGTGGATTTAAAACCAGGACATTATCTTATTACTGTTACAAAACCAAATTTTGAATCTAAAGTTTTAGAGTTTGATGTGACGGCTGATGAGAAGAGAAAAGACTTAGGTGTTATTGTACTAGACAATAGTTTGGGAACAGATGCCGGAGTTGTTGTGATTGATGATTCTGCAACTGATACTGAAGACGGAGGTTCTGCTATGCAGCCTACAGTAGGACTTTTAAGTTCAGGTAGAGATGCATTTCAGAATGTTTCTGCTTTCGAGCTGGGTGCTTATTGGTTTAGACCAAGAGGGGTAGATAATCGTTTTGAAGATGTGATGTTTAATGGTGTTTCGATGTCAAAAAATGATGACGGAAGAATCGACTTCAATAACTGGGGCGGCTTGAATGATGTAACAAGATATCCTTACGAAAATGTAGATAATATTACACCTTCAGAATATGCTTTTGGTAACTTGGGAGGTGTTGCTTATTACAATACCAGAGCTTCTTCTTACAGAAAACAAACTTCATTAGCATATTCATTTACCAACAGAAGTTATTTGCACAGAGCGATGGCCACTTATTCTTCAGGAATGAGCAAAAGCGGGTGGGCATTTACATTCTCTGGAAGCAGAAGATGGGGAGATAATGCAATTATTGATGGAGTTTATCAGGATGCTTATGCTTATTTTGCATCAGTTGAGAAAAAATTCAGCGAAAGACACTCTATTAACTTTACAGGCTTTGGATCTCCTACTTACAGAGCATCAAACTCTCCAAATACTCAGGAGGTTTATGATATTATGGGTAAAGATTACAACTCATATTGGGGATGGCAAGATGGTGAAAAAAGAAACTCGAGAATCAGAAAAGTATTCGAACCGATGTTTATGCTTACTGATTATTTAAAAATAGGTAAAAACTCAAACTGGATCAATACTGTTTCTTACCAAATCGGAAGCGATGCAAGAAGCAGACTAGACTGGTTCCACGCAGCAGATCCTAACCCTACTTATTACAGAAAATTACCGAGTTTTGGTAATTACACTGCAGACGAATTCAGAGCACAGTCACAAATAGACTGGAACAGCCTTTACAGTGCAAACTACCTTAACAATCAAAATATGGATGGCTCTCAAAGAGGTGCTGTTTATACCATTGTGGAAGATGTAAATAGAGATAAAACATTCAATTTTGCCTCTCACTTCGATACAAGATTGAAGGAAAACTGGAAATTAAATATCAATTTTAATTATCAGAATTTAAGATCAGATAATTTCAGAAGAGTTAAAGATTTATTGGGAGCAAATTTTGCATACAATCTTAATGCATTCAACAACGATGTGCAGTACAATACGGATGATGCAAATACAGAAGTAAGAGTAGGCGACAGAACACAGTATTCTTATGAGCTTTTGAAAGATCATTATTCATTAAATGTTTCGTCAGAAGTAGATTTCAATAAATTTAATGTTGTAGCATCTATCTTCAGTTCTTACTCACAATCTCAGCGAGAAGGTGATTACAGAAGCGGAATTATAGCTTTTAAAGATAATTCTAAAGGGAAAAGTAAGGTTTATGATGCTTTAGATGCAGGTATTAAAGGTAAAATTACCTATAAAATCAATGGTAAAAACTTCATCGTTTATAATGGTGCGTTCTTTAGCTTAGCTCCGACACTTAATGAATTGTACATCAACCCGAGAGCGGTAGATTATTTGACTCCCGGAGTTAAAAATCAGGTTATAAATTCGAATGACTTGAGTTACATAATGAGAGGGCAAGTTCTTAAACTAAGATTGTCAGCTTATTATACAACAATAAGCAACTCTACAGAAATTTCAAGATATTATGCTGCGGTAAGTAATGAAACAGGATCTGTAAATACTTTGATTAATGAGGCAATGAGCGGAGTTGATAAAAGATATATGGGAGCAGAACTAGGTTTTGATGTTAAAATTACTCCTACATTGAATGCGACTGGTGTTGCGAGTGTTGGGGAATATAAATACACAAATACACCACAAGTGTATTCATTTGATGATTTAAATAATTTCAGAAGCTACGGTTCTGCAAATATCAAGGATTATAAAGTTGCCGGTACTCCTCAAAAAGCATTTTCTTTAGGATTAAAATACAATTCGCCAAAATATTGGTGGGTAGGTGCCTCAGCAAATTATTTGATGGATCAGTATCTTGATTTCTCAGCATTAAATAAAACGGCTGCTATGTACACCAATCCGTTAACGAATGATCCTTACGAGGGAGTTACTCCGGAGATTATTCAGCAGTTAACAAGACAGACCAAATTTGATGATCAGTTTATGCTGAATGCCAATGCAGGGAAATCTTTCCTTATCGGTAAATACAGAATGGGGATCAGTGTATCAGTAAATAATATTTTGAATAACAGAAATTATGTGACTGGAGGTTTTGAGCAAGGTAGAGCTGCGAATTTTCCGCAAGTTCTTGAAGAGTCTCAGAGACAAACACCTTATTTCGGACCAAAACTTTGGTATGATAGAGGAACAACATTCTTTACAAATGTTTATTTAAGATTCTAA